From Verrucomicrobiia bacterium, the proteins below share one genomic window:
- a CDS encoding polyhydroxyalkanoate synthesis regulator DNA-binding domain-containing protein: MESDPKDKRLEIKKYPNRRYYDATHSRHLTLDEIRTLIQQGYDLRVVDAPTGADITAQVLTQIILELDTPKVDSLPVPLLMRLIRMNDQLVKDFIEKYFNQALKSFLDYQQQVEEQIRRTHGLPSLFPSVSAWTKAMLGPLAAGFASRPQEPSTPAAQAAAPADTAEMQRRLRELETQNERLRRKRGRKKPVRRPKKGR; encoded by the coding sequence ATGGAATCGGACCCGAAAGACAAACGGTTGGAGATCAAAAAATACCCCAACCGGAGGTACTATGACGCGACCCACAGCCGGCATCTGACCCTGGACGAAATCCGCACGCTCATTCAGCAGGGCTATGATTTGAGAGTCGTTGATGCCCCGACGGGCGCCGACATCACGGCGCAGGTACTGACGCAGATTATTCTCGAGTTGGACACCCCCAAGGTCGATTCGCTGCCTGTCCCGCTCCTGATGCGCCTGATTCGCATGAACGACCAATTAGTCAAGGATTTCATCGAGAAATACTTCAACCAGGCCCTCAAGTCCTTTCTCGATTACCAACAGCAGGTCGAAGAACAAATCCGCCGCACCCACGGCCTGCCCTCCCTTTTCCCCTCCGTATCGGCCTGGACCAAGGCGATGCTGGGCCCGTTGGCCGCGGGCTTTGCGAGCCGGCCTCAAGAGCCCTCGACGCCAGCGGCTCAGGCGGCTGCGCCGGCCGACACGGCGGAAATGCAACGGCGGCTTCGGGAGCTGGAAACTCAAAACGAGCGGCTCCGGCGAAAGCGAGGGCGCAAAAAGCCGGTCCGCCGCCCTAAGAAAGGGCGTTAA
- a CDS encoding thiolase family protein, with translation MNDGVYLAGGVRTAIGAFGGAFESVSAPALGSAVAKAAVGRAGVPAGQIDEVIFGNVVSAGLGQNVARQVAIGAGFDPGIGAMTLNKVCGSGLKAVMVAAQAIKSGDAAAIVAGGTENMSRAPYLLEKARVGYRMGNGELVDAMIRDGLWDIYHNVHMGICGDRCAEKYGFTRQQQDEFAIASFRRALEAASKGIFAREIEPVQVKAGKEIVRIAEDENPKKFNEEKLRKLRPAFGEKGTITAGNASSINDGAAAVVVLSREKGKELGINPAARIMGYASFSREPEWFTLAPIGAIDRLLKRLSISVDEIDLFEINEAFAAVPLAAMKELGIPHEKVNVHGGAVALGHPIGASGARTLVTLLNALKERGKRIGVNSLCIGGGEAVAMAVELCSNYD, from the coding sequence ATGAATGACGGAGTGTATCTCGCTGGCGGCGTGAGGACCGCCATTGGCGCCTTTGGCGGCGCTTTCGAATCGGTCTCGGCGCCGGCGCTGGGCAGCGCGGTTGCCAAAGCGGCGGTCGGCCGGGCCGGCGTGCCGGCCGGCCAGATCGATGAGGTCATTTTTGGCAATGTGGTCAGCGCCGGCCTTGGGCAGAACGTTGCCCGGCAGGTAGCCATCGGCGCCGGATTCGATCCGGGAATCGGCGCGATGACACTCAACAAAGTCTGTGGTTCGGGCCTCAAGGCGGTCATGGTGGCCGCCCAGGCCATTAAATCCGGCGATGCCGCAGCGATTGTCGCCGGAGGCACCGAGAATATGTCGCGCGCGCCGTATCTGCTGGAGAAAGCGCGCGTGGGCTATCGCATGGGCAATGGGGAACTGGTCGATGCGATGATCCGCGACGGTCTTTGGGATATTTATCACAACGTACACATGGGCATTTGCGGGGACCGTTGCGCGGAAAAATACGGGTTCACACGCCAGCAGCAGGACGAGTTTGCCATTGCCAGCTTCCGCCGCGCGCTCGAAGCGGCCAGCAAAGGCATCTTTGCTCGCGAAATCGAGCCCGTTCAGGTCAAAGCCGGCAAAGAGATCGTCCGGATTGCCGAGGACGAAAATCCTAAAAAGTTTAATGAGGAAAAGCTGCGCAAACTGCGCCCCGCATTCGGTGAAAAGGGAACAATTACAGCCGGGAACGCTTCGAGCATTAATGATGGAGCGGCCGCCGTCGTGGTGCTTTCGCGCGAAAAGGGAAAGGAGCTTGGAATCAACCCGGCGGCCCGAATCATGGGTTATGCGTCGTTTTCTCGGGAGCCGGAATGGTTTACCCTGGCGCCCATTGGAGCAATCGACAGGCTGTTGAAACGGCTCTCGATCAGCGTCGATGAGATCGACCTTTTTGAAATTAACGAGGCCTTTGCCGCTGTTCCCCTGGCAGCAATGAAGGAATTGGGCATCCCCCATGAGAAGGTCAATGTGCATGGCGGCGCTGTGGCTTTGGGGCATCCGATAGGGGCAAGCGGAGCGCGCACGCTGGTGACCCTGCTCAATGCCTTAAAGGAGCGTGGCAAACGCATCGGGGTCAATTCCCTCTGCATAGGCGGGGGAGAGGCTGTGGCTATGGCGGTTGAACTTTGCTCGAATTATGACTGA
- a CDS encoding SDR family NAD(P)-dependent oxidoreductase, with translation MNIKGAVAVVTGAAGGIGRALALELAKRKAAGVALVDRSEAVQPVARALNELAGCPIASGYSGDVTDAQFRSRVYRETQAKYGEVNICVPAAGITRDGLAVKMDKQTQQVSIYPVETFREVVEINLIAPVYWALEMVVGIAQRRSRQGLKRWEPTEPLQGTVIFIGSVSSRGNKGQIAYAATKSGLEGAAATLMMEAVFHGIRCGVIHPGFTDTPMVRALGEKFIEENIIPRTQLRRLIQPEEIADAICFMISNAAVSGSLWADAGWHPAA, from the coding sequence ATGAACATCAAGGGAGCGGTGGCGGTTGTCACTGGCGCGGCAGGGGGTATCGGGCGAGCCTTGGCGCTGGAACTGGCCAAGCGCAAAGCGGCCGGGGTGGCCCTGGTCGATCGCTCGGAGGCGGTGCAACCGGTTGCCCGGGCGCTCAACGAATTGGCCGGATGCCCCATCGCCTCGGGCTACAGTGGAGATGTTACCGATGCGCAGTTCCGCAGCCGGGTTTACCGGGAGACACAGGCCAAATACGGTGAAGTGAACATCTGTGTGCCGGCGGCTGGAATCACCCGGGACGGTCTGGCGGTCAAAATGGATAAGCAAACCCAACAGGTCTCGATCTACCCGGTGGAGACCTTCCGCGAGGTGGTTGAAATTAACCTGATTGCGCCGGTCTATTGGGCACTCGAAATGGTCGTCGGCATTGCGCAACGGCGCTCACGGCAGGGTCTCAAACGATGGGAACCCACCGAACCGCTGCAAGGGACGGTCATCTTCATCGGGTCAGTGTCCTCTCGAGGGAACAAGGGCCAGATAGCCTATGCGGCCACCAAATCGGGCCTGGAAGGGGCTGCAGCGACGCTGATGATGGAAGCCGTCTTTCATGGTATCCGCTGCGGAGTCATTCATCCGGGGTTTACCGACACCCCCATGGTCCGGGCGTTGGGTGAAAAGTTTATCGAGGAGAATATCATTCCCCGGACGCAACTGCGCCGCCTGATTCAGCCAGAGGAGATAGCCGACGCGATTTGCTTCATGATCTCGAACGCGGCAGTGAGCGGCTCGTTGTGGGCAGACGCCGGCTGGCACCCCGCAGCCTGA
- the phaC gene encoding class III poly(R)-hydroxyalkanoic acid synthase subunit PhaC, giving the protein MNQSFSHPWVQWQQALCDETAAAVGRMTHLPTLWQRAQRVRKGVTPAETVYEEDRLKLRHYISAEKPRYKTPLVFIYALVNRPYILDLKKGRSVVANFVEQGFDTYLVDWGIPTPADRHLTLDDYINGYMVNVMDYLRERTGAQKLNVLGYCMGGTMSAMFTALHQDRVKNLILLAAPIDFSSQDSLLNVWTRPENFDVDRFVDAFGNCPPDFLQATFLLLRPVGNVLEKPVNFFEHMHEEKFIEDFLTTETWLQDNIPVPGEVYRQFVKYLYQKNLLTQNRMPVGKHIVNLRNITCPVLTIMAGKDDLVPCSQGTPFNDLVGSRDRKTILLEGSGHIGLAIGGRAQKEVWPQACQWLADRI; this is encoded by the coding sequence ATGAACCAAAGCTTTTCCCATCCTTGGGTGCAGTGGCAACAGGCACTCTGCGATGAGACCGCAGCGGCCGTCGGGCGCATGACGCATCTGCCCACCCTCTGGCAGCGCGCCCAGCGGGTTCGAAAAGGAGTCACCCCCGCCGAAACCGTCTATGAAGAGGACCGGCTCAAACTCCGGCATTATATCAGCGCCGAAAAACCGCGTTACAAGACGCCTTTGGTGTTTATCTACGCCCTGGTCAACAGGCCCTACATCCTCGACCTGAAGAAAGGCCGCAGCGTGGTGGCCAATTTCGTCGAACAGGGCTTCGACACCTACTTGGTGGACTGGGGCATCCCGACTCCCGCCGACCGGCACCTGACTTTGGACGATTACATCAATGGCTACATGGTCAACGTCATGGATTACCTGCGGGAGCGGACGGGCGCCCAAAAGCTCAATGTGCTGGGCTATTGCATGGGAGGCACCATGAGCGCGATGTTCACCGCCTTGCACCAGGACCGCGTCAAAAATCTTATCCTCCTGGCCGCTCCGATCGATTTTTCAAGCCAGGATAGTCTGCTCAACGTCTGGACCCGGCCCGAGAATTTCGATGTGGACCGTTTCGTGGATGCGTTTGGCAACTGCCCGCCGGATTTCCTCCAAGCCACATTTCTATTGCTGCGGCCAGTGGGCAATGTGCTCGAGAAACCGGTGAATTTTTTTGAGCACATGCACGAAGAAAAGTTCATCGAGGATTTTTTGACAACTGAGACCTGGCTGCAGGACAACATCCCCGTGCCGGGCGAGGTCTATCGGCAATTTGTAAAGTACCTCTATCAAAAGAATCTGCTGACTCAGAACCGAATGCCGGTGGGCAAACACATTGTCAATTTGCGGAACATCACCTGCCCGGTTTTGACCATCATGGCGGGCAAAGACGACCTGGTGCCCTGCTCGCAAGGCACGCCCTTCAATGATTTGGTCGGGTCCAGAGACCGCAAAACGATTCTGCTCGAAGGCAGCGGGCATATTGGCTTGGCCATTGGCGGGCGCGCCCAGAAGGAAGTTTGGCCTCAAGCCTGCCAATGGCTGGCGGACAGGATTTAG
- a CDS encoding aryl-sulfate sulfotransferase has translation MPGSPYVSQQTRYILVRFVGITPAQVTNLASGFISVSGAQSGLHTGTARVASDGKTVMFVMETYFAMNELVTVTLNPQVEPGAAGNVQPYQYQFMVTAPMPGTLPLAVRGAYRSDWATLVSDDAITQPPPAAPSSRLATKAVLMSNGVSVPSDFPQVVITSNTNPSPGDLFLENGLDGVPPYTMIMDNNGLPVWYSRGRMYDFKIQKNGMITWCLSDDTGFPAFDQNFNYLKTYLTTNGYLTDGHELKIQPDGTYFMIGYQNSIVDMTKYVTNGYPNSIVRETVVQEFTAAGDQILQWRAWDNYNISDENGNTDFPHMNGIDIDEDGNILVSARHLSEVTKIDHNSGDIIWRLSGARSSFTFTNDSFNGTSFQHNISALGNGHYMVFDNGNYHTPLISRAVEYQLDLTNMIATLVWQYRDTPDAYTYWLGNAQRLPSGNTLINFVRPYYPKAIEVDTNGVKHFELSMVPGSDAYRAFRLPWNGVVAVPYLILEPQVDNLTLIFNKFGDTNVAYYRIYGGPSPHPTNVLAESVTTLKQLSNLQNALYYFRVTAVSKNGVESPFSNEASVSVNIVPPGSNLVQNGDFSQEVVDWALYLSGQGDAAWDTSSSGAEVSIVDGGASLTAVQVAQSSLALVQGRQYVLQFDAWSDQPRYIGVGLAQSALPFTDYSQISPPFLTPNLAHYRYRFTMQQPSDFSANLLFNLGGSSGNVYLANITLFSSPVGDLNLDGRVDFLDLSILTGNWLQQQSGLPGDLNGDGKVDFNDFGILGQNWSPASP, from the coding sequence ATGCCAGGCTCCCCGTATGTTTCCCAGCAGACGCGTTATATATTGGTCCGCTTTGTGGGTATCACCCCGGCACAGGTAACCAATCTGGCGTCAGGCTTTATCAGTGTGAGCGGAGCGCAAAGCGGATTGCACACCGGAACCGCCCGGGTGGCCAGTGACGGCAAAACGGTGATGTTCGTGATGGAGACGTATTTCGCCATGAACGAGTTGGTGACCGTTACGCTGAATCCGCAGGTCGAGCCCGGAGCGGCGGGGAATGTGCAGCCGTATCAATACCAGTTCATGGTGACTGCGCCGATGCCCGGCACCTTGCCCTTGGCGGTGCGCGGCGCCTACCGCTCCGATTGGGCAACCCTGGTTTCGGATGACGCCATCACCCAGCCACCCCCTGCGGCCCCAAGCAGCCGGCTCGCCACCAAAGCGGTGCTGATGAGCAACGGGGTTTCCGTGCCAAGCGATTTTCCACAGGTTGTCATCACTTCCAACACCAACCCTTCTCCTGGAGACCTTTTCCTAGAGAACGGTTTGGACGGCGTCCCTCCTTATACCATGATCATGGATAACAATGGCCTGCCTGTCTGGTACAGCCGGGGACGCATGTACGATTTCAAAATCCAGAAAAACGGGATGATTACCTGGTGCCTTTCCGACGATACCGGCTTTCCGGCTTTTGACCAAAACTTCAATTATCTAAAGACTTATCTCACCACAAACGGCTATCTCACCGACGGTCATGAGCTGAAAATCCAGCCCGATGGCACTTATTTCATGATCGGCTACCAGAACAGTATCGTCGATATGACCAAATATGTGACCAATGGCTATCCCAATTCCATTGTGCGGGAAACCGTGGTCCAGGAGTTCACCGCAGCGGGCGACCAGATCCTCCAGTGGCGGGCCTGGGATAACTACAATATTTCCGATGAGAACGGCAACACGGATTTCCCCCACATGAACGGCATCGACATCGACGAGGATGGCAATATCCTCGTATCGGCCCGCCACCTGAGCGAGGTGACCAAAATCGACCACAATTCCGGGGACATCATCTGGCGCCTGAGCGGCGCGCGCAGCAGCTTTACGTTTACCAATGACTCATTCAATGGGACCAGTTTTCAGCACAACATCAGCGCCCTTGGTAACGGGCATTATATGGTGTTTGATAATGGCAATTACCATACTCCTCTAATATCCCGAGCTGTGGAGTACCAACTGGATTTGACCAACATGATCGCCACTTTGGTCTGGCAATATCGCGATACACCGGATGCCTACACCTATTGGCTGGGAAACGCCCAGCGTCTGCCCAGCGGCAACACCCTCATTAACTTTGTCCGCCCGTATTATCCCAAGGCCATTGAAGTCGATACCAACGGCGTGAAACATTTTGAATTGAGCATGGTGCCAGGTTCGGATGCCTACCGCGCATTTCGTTTGCCTTGGAACGGCGTGGTGGCCGTCCCTTATCTCATACTCGAGCCGCAGGTGGATAATCTCACGCTGATTTTTAACAAGTTCGGAGACACGAACGTGGCCTACTACCGGATTTACGGTGGACCTTCCCCCCACCCGACCAATGTGCTGGCCGAATCTGTCACAACCCTCAAGCAATTATCCAACCTGCAGAATGCGCTTTATTATTTCCGCGTCACGGCGGTCAGTAAGAATGGCGTGGAAAGCCCCTTTTCCAATGAGGCAAGCGTCAGCGTAAACATCGTTCCTCCCGGGTCGAACCTGGTGCAAAATGGCGATTTTTCTCAAGAGGTGGTGGATTGGGCTTTGTATCTCAGCGGCCAAGGGGATGCGGCTTGGGACACCAGCAGCAGCGGTGCGGAAGTTTCTATTGTCGATGGAGGCGCGAGCCTGACAGCCGTGCAAGTGGCCCAAAGCAGCCTGGCTCTGGTTCAGGGCAGACAGTACGTGCTGCAGTTTGATGCCTGGTCGGACCAGCCCCGTTATATCGGAGTGGGACTCGCGCAAAGCGCCTTGCCCTTTACTGATTACAGCCAGATCAGTCCCCCGTTCCTGACGCCTAACCTCGCGCATTACCGCTACCGTTTCACCATGCAGCAGCCCTCTGATTTTTCCGCCAATCTGCTCTTTAACCTCGGCGGTTCAAGCGGCAATGTCTATTTGGCCAATATCACCCTGTTCAGCTCGCCGGTGGGCGATTTGAACCTGGATGGCCGGGTGGACTTTCTGGACCTAAGCATCCTGACGGGCAATTGGCTTCAGCAACAATCCGGGCTGCCCGGTGACCTCAACGGCGACGGCAAAGTCGATTTCAATGATTTTGGCATCCTCGGTCAAAACTGGAGTCCGGCCAGCCCTTGA
- a CDS encoding copper homeostasis protein CutC, whose amino-acid sequence MMRVEICVDSATGAFAAQRGGADRVELCDNLLEGGTTPSAGCIKIVRRGLKIGLQVMIRPRGGDFLYSNEEFEVMREDIRAAKDLGADGVVFGCLTAEGDIDRARATELVALARPLNVTFHRAFDMCRDPQKGLEELIGLGIDRVLTSGQEASCLEGLEQIAALQKQAAGRIIILPGGGITPRNIERIVAETGINEVHLSVRAAVESRMTYRNLRVFMGGSLHPPEFNWKTTDERAVRGVVDALRSRTR is encoded by the coding sequence ATGATGCGCGTTGAAATCTGCGTCGATTCGGCCACCGGCGCCTTTGCGGCCCAGCGGGGTGGGGCCGACCGTGTCGAGCTTTGCGATAACCTCCTCGAAGGGGGCACCACTCCGAGTGCTGGCTGCATTAAAATTGTTCGGCGCGGACTCAAGATCGGGTTGCAGGTCATGATCCGGCCCCGCGGAGGAGATTTCCTTTATTCGAACGAGGAATTCGAAGTCATGCGCGAGGACATCCGGGCGGCCAAGGACCTCGGGGCCGATGGAGTGGTCTTTGGATGCCTCACCGCTGAGGGCGACATCGACCGCGCGCGCGCCACCGAGTTGGTTGCCTTGGCCCGGCCACTGAATGTGACGTTTCACCGCGCTTTCGATATGTGCCGCGACCCGCAAAAGGGGCTGGAAGAATTGATCGGCCTGGGAATCGACCGCGTGCTGACCTCCGGCCAGGAGGCCTCTTGCCTGGAAGGCCTCGAGCAGATCGCCGCTCTCCAAAAGCAGGCCGCAGGGCGCATCATTATTCTGCCGGGCGGCGGCATTACGCCGCGCAATATAGAACGAATCGTAGCGGAGACAGGCATCAACGAAGTGCATCTGAGCGTCCGGGCCGCAGTGGAAAGCCGCATGACCTACCGCAACTTGCGGGTATTCATGGGCGGGAGCTTGCACCCGCCGGAGTTCAATTGGAAGACAACCGATGAGAGGGCCGTGCGCGGCGTTGTGGATGCCTTAAGGAGCAGGACTCGCTGA